A stretch of the Salarias fasciatus chromosome 3, fSalaFa1.1, whole genome shotgun sequence genome encodes the following:
- the LOC115382472 gene encoding Fc receptor-like protein 5 has translation MRGTVGVHAHLWFFLFCVLLCRGCAAGAVLKIDPGWSTLFIGEFVTLTCDIEGAEAGWEYSFNKDHQQYSPGYQTTKYYRFNINSSNDGGEYDCVGRQNVSSETEKSETVSFTAAVTNKPVITRQPSWPQIFQGEEITLTCEVQGGEKTDWRYDWWRNSQYLQQKNEKVLKVTASQSINGEYKCMATRRDDAYSSTTWSEAFTVSVLPQPKAQLGTNKFNMSEGSRVTLTCSVNQPAGWKYFWYRDSKTSPLNTHDTDEYQSQSEVSQEGRYWCRGGRGGRGGRGDPLYYTEYSDPISVTKIIPNKATLTLQHDRPQLYQGETIALRCAIDGGNTGWEYEWETSSLLKPANVSQYRMEALSSQHQGEYRCKGNKLRGAQSTDWSNTVTLRVLSRLKLVLSVSPSWLIPGASVTLICHTEPPSAGWSFYWFKAVPNSQDSYTYEPLPGTSSGTANNSFTVHGQTHTAGYACSAGRGDPPIYTQHSRPTFVWSSGVHPSASLTVNPDRVQHFTSESLSLTCEGSSSQWRLIRFLTDDSLLSFLPPATINGSTYIKNEAPRKAVYWCESGTEFSNAVNISTHSDGVILVSPVYPVPVGESVTLLCVMKTGNIPSDVFFYKNNKLIENERRGEMKISAVSESDEGFYKCQYNGRESAQSWMAVQFTSRPGSSSSGSLMIIRWICGVFLLIVLLLLLCFYNGSKDSCFNRSQSSQQSQTTDHSSNQLEDQCNTYASPIQADDNPYETIQETDSPDRDESRNVTYSSMELQEVKKGKKQKPEEGSIYPEVKTTSWTDSSVTSAQVHSNESQDNRSQS, from the exons atgcgtggaaCAGTGGGCGTGCATG ctcatctgtggtttttct tgttttgtgtcctgctctgcagaggctgtgctgcag GTGCTGTGCTGAAGATTGACCCTGGCTGGTCGACTCTTTTCATTGGAGAGTTTGTTACTCTGACATGTGACAttgaaggagcagaggcaggctggGAATACAGTTTCAACAAAGATCATCAACAATACTCTCCTGGTTACCAAACAACTAAGTACTACAGATTCAACATAAATTCCTCAAATGATGGTGGTGAATATGATTGTGTTGGTCGTCAGAACGTTTcatctgaaacagagaaaagtgaaactgtctcttttactgcagcag tcaccaacaagCCTGTCATAACACGACAACCCAGCTGGCCTCAGATATTCCAGGGTGAGGagatcactctgacatgtgaggtccagggaggagagaagactgactggaGGTATGACTGGTGGAGAAACTCACAATATCTTCAACAGAAGAATGAAAAGGTCTTAAAAGTCACTGCTTCTCAGTCCATCAATGGAGAGTATAAATGTATGGCCACACGCAGAGATGACGCTTATTCTTCAACCACATGGAGTGaagccttcacagtgtcagtgttac CTCAACCAAAAGCTCAACTGGGAACCAATAAATTCAACAtgtctgaaggcagcagagtgaCGCTGACCTGCTCAGTGAATCAACCAGCTGGATGGAAATACTTCTGGTACAGAGACTCCAAAACCTCACCCCTGAACACACATGATACTGATGAGTATCAGAGTCAGTCTGAAGTCTCACAGGAGGGACGTTACtggtgcagaggaggaagaggaggaagaggaggaagaggagatccaCTTTACTACACAGAGTACAGTGATCCCATCAGTGTCACTAAAATAA TCCCAAACAAGGCAACCCTGACTCTGCAACACGACAGACCACAGCTCTACCAAGGAGAGACCATCGCTCTCAGATGTGCCATCgatggaggaaacacaggatGGGAGTATGAGTGGGAAACCAGCAGTTTACTCAAACCAGCAAATGTCAGCCAATACAGGATGGAGGCTCTTTCTTCACAGCACCAGGGAGAATACAGATGTAAAGGAAACAAGCTGAGAGGAGCACAGTCAACAGATTGGAGCAACACCGTCACACTGAGAGTATTAAGCA gacTAAAGCtcgtcctctctgtgtctccatcatggttgattcctggagcttcagtcactctgatctgtcacactgagcctccgtcagcagggtggagcttcTACTGGTTCAAAGCTGTTCCAAACTCTCAGGATTCCTACACCTATGAGCCTCTACCTGGTACCAGCAGTGGGACAGCAAACAATTCCTTCACAGTtcatggacagacacacacagcaggatatGCATGTTCAGCTGGACGAGGGGATCCGCCGatttacacacaacacagtCGTCCCACATTCGTCTGGTCTTCag GTGTTCATCCATCAGCGTCTCTCACAGTGAATCCTGACAGAGTCCAACACTTCACCTCTGAATCTCTCTCActgacatgtgaaggaagcTCTTCCCAGTGGAGGCTGATCCGCTTTCTGACTGACGACTCGCTGTTGAGCTTTCTTCCTCCAGCTACAATCAATGGATCAACATATATTAAGAATGAGGCTCCAAGAAAAGCTGTGTACTGGTGTGAGTCTGGAACAGAGTTCAGCAATGCAGTCAATATCTCCACACACT ctgatggcGTTATCCTGGTGAGCCCTGTGTATCCTGTACCTGTGGGAGAGTCTGTAACTCTCCTCTGTGTCATGAAGACTGGAAATATtccctctgatgtgtttttctacaaaaataacaaactcattgaaaatgagagacgaggagagatgAAGATCTCTGCAGTGTCAGAATCAGATGAAGGTTTCTACAAGTGTCAGTACAATGGAAGAGAATCAGCACAAAGCTGGATGGCTGTTCAGT TCACATCCAGGCCTGGAAGCTCTTCATCTGGCTCTCTGATGATCATTCGGTGGATTTGTGGAGTTTTCCTGCtgattgttctgctgctgctgttgtgtttctaCAATGGATCAAAAG ATTCATGCTTCAACAG GTCTCAAAGTTCACAGCAGAGCCAAActacagaccacagcagcaacCAGCTGGAAGATCAATGCAACACATACGCTTCTCCGATCCAAG CTGATGATAATCCCTATGAGACAATCCAAGAGACTGATTCTCCTGACAGAG ATGAGTCCAGGAATGTGACGTATTCTTCAATGGAGCTTCAGGAGGTCAAGAAGG GGAAGAAGCAGAAACCAGAAGAGGGCAGCATTTATCCTGAAGTGAAGACCACATCATGGACAG ATTCCAGTGTGACCTCTGCACAAGTACACTCCAATGAAAGTCAAGACAACAGGAGTCAAAG ttGA